The following proteins are encoded in a genomic region of Acidobacteriota bacterium:
- a CDS encoding 6-phosphofructokinase, producing MYKQIGILTGGGDAPGLNAAIRAVVRTAIGEFGMSCIGIEDSFEGILGETHTHKLNTKSVSGILPRGGTILGTRNRGSFVKMVDGKPSFPQMPIGEALANLDILGIEALVAIGGEGTLAIAEQFHKRGFPVIGVPKTIDNDLAATELTFGFMTAIDIATEALDRLHTTAASHDRVMILEVMGRNTGWIALHAGLAGSADIILIPEIPFSFDSIVQKVRAREQSGSRFTNIVVAEGATEVGKGEMYSDTQELRLGGIGEHIRRRIEAMTNKESRCVVLGHLQRGGSPNAFDRMLGTNFGACAVRALASGETGKMVALQAGTIVTVPLHEAIANIKNVPIDGQLVRTARDIGISFSAPKESKLGEPAMYEVRTLGS from the coding sequence ATGTACAAACAGATCGGAATACTGACCGGCGGCGGGGATGCTCCGGGCCTGAATGCCGCGATTCGTGCAGTCGTCAGGACGGCGATCGGCGAATTCGGAATGAGCTGCATCGGGATCGAGGACAGCTTTGAAGGCATCCTCGGTGAGACGCACACGCACAAATTGAATACCAAGAGCGTCAGCGGCATTCTGCCGCGCGGCGGCACGATACTCGGTACTCGGAACCGCGGTAGTTTTGTCAAGATGGTCGACGGCAAGCCCAGCTTTCCGCAAATGCCGATCGGCGAGGCACTGGCGAATCTTGACATTCTCGGGATCGAAGCACTTGTTGCTATCGGCGGCGAGGGAACGCTTGCAATAGCTGAGCAGTTTCACAAACGCGGATTTCCTGTAATCGGTGTCCCCAAAACGATCGACAATGATCTCGCGGCGACCGAATTAACGTTCGGATTTATGACAGCGATCGATATCGCGACCGAGGCTCTTGATCGGCTGCACACGACGGCAGCGTCGCACGATCGTGTCATGATACTCGAGGTAATGGGCCGCAATACGGGATGGATCGCACTCCACGCGGGACTTGCCGGCAGTGCTGACATTATCCTGATACCGGAAATTCCGTTCTCGTTCGATTCGATCGTGCAGAAAGTGCGGGCACGCGAACAGAGCGGTTCGCGGTTTACGAATATCGTGGTCGCCGAGGGTGCAACGGAGGTCGGAAAGGGTGAGATGTACTCGGACACTCAGGAATTGCGGCTCGGCGGTATCGGAGAACACATCCGACGCCGTATTGAGGCAATGACCAACAAAGAATCCCGATGCGTTGTGCTCGGACATTTGCAGCGCGGCGGCAGCCCGAATGCTTTTGACCGAATGCTCGGGACGAATTTTGGAGCATGCGCGGTGCGGGCTCTTGCCAGCGGCGAAACCGGAAAGATGGTTGCACTGCAGGCAGGAACGATCGTCACCGTGCCGCTGCATGAGGCGATAGCAAATATAAAGAACGTTCCGATCGACGGCCAGCTTGTACGAACTGCACGTGATATCGGCATCTCGTTTTCGGCACCAAAGGAATCAAAGCTCGGTGAACCCGCGATGTATGAGGTTAGAACGCTGGGCTCATAA
- a CDS encoding transcription elongation factor GreA translates to METIKKKLQAELDVLERQLHFDLPKAIQHAREFGDLSENAEYKAAKEKQTMVQVRISQLQQRLMEIESIDISKIPTDRAAYGSTLVLFDLEKEEKVTYKLVTSEESDPDKGLISTVSPIGQALMGKEEGDEIKVRTPTGFRNFEISRLRTIHEKE, encoded by the coding sequence ATGGAAACGATAAAGAAGAAATTGCAGGCGGAACTGGACGTTCTGGAACGTCAGTTACATTTTGACCTGCCAAAGGCGATACAACACGCCCGCGAATTTGGAGACCTAAGTGAAAATGCGGAATATAAGGCCGCGAAAGAGAAACAAACAATGGTTCAGGTCAGGATCAGTCAATTGCAGCAGCGGTTGATGGAGATCGAATCGATCGATATTTCAAAGATCCCGACCGATCGTGCGGCCTATGGTTCAACCTTGGTGCTTTTCGATCTTGAAAAGGAAGAAAAAGTTACTTACAAGCTCGTAACCTCCGAAGAAAGCGATCCTGATAAAGGCCTGATCTCGACTGTTTCACCGATCGGGCAAGCGCTTATGGGCAAAGAGGAAGGCGACGAGATCAAAGTAAGAACGCCGACGGGTTTCCGTAATTTTGAGATCAGCCGATTGAGGACAATTCACGAAAAGGAGTAA
- a CDS encoding CDP-alcohol phosphatidyltransferase family protein, whose product MRIINAMVRGLASAGISPNILTGIGVTINIGCGVLFGLGEFFWAGIVLIVANLFDMLDGNVARLSGRVTKFGSFLDSTLDRLSDMVSFLGIMIFYAGNAPQHSILNVFLAGVGLISSVMVSYAPARSESLGVKANVGFLQRPERVVLLIIGALSTWNWDSDFFLLTACLRFCGCSRWVRSGH is encoded by the coding sequence ATGCGGATCATCAACGCGATGGTGCGCGGACTCGCGTCTGCGGGAATTTCGCCAAATATCCTGACGGGGATCGGCGTAACGATCAATATCGGCTGCGGCGTGTTGTTCGGGCTCGGCGAGTTTTTCTGGGCGGGTATTGTGCTGATAGTTGCCAACCTCTTTGATATGCTCGACGGCAATGTTGCCAGGTTGAGCGGCCGCGTCACAAAATTCGGAAGTTTTCTTGATTCAACACTCGACCGGCTCTCAGATATGGTGTCATTTCTCGGCATAATGATCTTTTATGCGGGCAACGCACCTCAGCATTCGATCCTTAATGTTTTTCTCGCCGGAGTCGGCCTCATATCGTCCGTAATGGTCAGCTACGCGCCCGCACGGAGCGAAAGCCTCGGCGTAAAGGCAAATGTCGGTTTCCTGCAGCGGCCGGAACGTGTTGTCTTACTCATCATCGGGGCACTCTCAACTTGGAATTGGGATTCGGACTTTTTCCTTTTAACCGCATGCCTCAGGTTCTGTGGGTGCTCGCGGTGGGTTCGGTCTGGACACTAG
- the accC gene encoding acetyl-CoA carboxylase biotin carboxylase subunit has protein sequence MFKKILIANLGEIACRVIRACREMNIATVAVFSDADRDALHVRMADEAFHIGPPPSAQSYLRWEKIIEVAKWAGVEAIHPGYGFLSENAEFVRNVTAAGIVFIGPPPEAMEGLGGKMSARKIAIEADVPIVPGTTEPLRSFEEAKATSAEIGYPVMLKASAGGGGKGMRLVFDESELRSALEGAQSEALAGFGDDAVYVEKAVVAPRHIEIQVFSDTHGNHVYLGERECSIQRRHQKVIEEAPSPINSAELRKEMGECAVKVAKAVNYVGAGTVEFLVSDVDRSFYFLEMNTRLQVEHPVTELVTGIDLVREQIRVAWGEKLSFTQDDIQIRGHAIECRVYAEDPEANFMPSPGRITRLRVPQGPGVRDDGGVYEGAEVSIYYDPMISKLAVYGKDRAEAIDRMRRALEEYEVGGIKTTLPFFRDVMRDQEFIDGKLDTGFIPRFNERHKPAKVSEADRDIAIIASALSFSTRQAKPEANIARVESRWAAAGRVAAMNNRL, from the coding sequence ATGTTCAAGAAGATATTAATAGCTAATCTTGGCGAGATCGCCTGTCGTGTGATACGTGCCTGTCGTGAGATGAATATCGCGACAGTGGCTGTGTTTTCGGATGCCGACCGCGATGCATTGCACGTGCGCATGGCGGATGAGGCGTTTCACATCGGGCCGCCGCCTTCGGCTCAGAGCTATCTCCGCTGGGAAAAGATCATCGAAGTGGCGAAATGGGCCGGTGTCGAAGCGATCCACCCCGGCTATGGTTTTTTGTCGGAGAATGCCGAGTTTGTCCGCAATGTAACGGCCGCCGGGATCGTATTCATCGGCCCACCGCCTGAGGCGATGGAAGGCTTGGGCGGCAAGATGTCGGCACGAAAGATCGCGATCGAGGCCGATGTGCCGATCGTCCCTGGGACGACCGAGCCCCTGCGTTCTTTTGAAGAGGCAAAGGCAACATCGGCGGAGATCGGCTATCCGGTGATGCTAAAGGCTTCGGCCGGCGGCGGCGGCAAGGGAATGCGGCTGGTGTTCGACGAATCGGAATTGAGATCGGCACTCGAAGGTGCACAATCTGAGGCTCTTGCCGGTTTTGGTGACGACGCAGTGTATGTCGAAAAGGCTGTCGTTGCTCCGCGGCATATCGAGATACAGGTCTTTTCGGATACGCACGGCAATCACGTTTATTTGGGCGAGCGCGAGTGTTCGATCCAGCGACGGCACCAGAAAGTGATCGAAGAAGCTCCATCGCCGATCAATTCGGCGGAGCTTCGAAAGGAAATGGGCGAATGTGCAGTCAAGGTCGCGAAAGCCGTTAATTATGTTGGTGCCGGAACCGTCGAGTTTCTGGTGTCGGACGTCGACCGCTCGTTCTATTTTCTTGAAATGAACACGCGGCTCCAAGTCGAGCATCCGGTGACCGAGCTCGTCACCGGCATCGATCTTGTACGGGAACAGATACGCGTCGCGTGGGGCGAAAAACTGTCGTTCACCCAGGACGACATACAGATTCGAGGCCACGCCATCGAATGCCGCGTCTATGCCGAGGATCCGGAAGCCAATTTTATGCCTAGCCCTGGCAGGATCACACGGCTGCGAGTGCCTCAGGGGCCTGGTGTTCGTGATGACGGCGGAGTGTACGAGGGGGCTGAGGTCTCGATCTATTATGACCCTATGATCTCGAAACTCGCGGTTTACGGTAAAGACCGGGCCGAGGCGATCGACCGTATGCGCCGGGCTCTAGAGGAATACGAGGTCGGCGGCATTAAGACGACGTTGCCGTTCTTCCGCGACGTAATGCGCGATCAGGAATTTATCGACGGAAAGCTCGATACCGGCTTTATTCCCCGTTTTAATGAAAGGCACAAGCCTGCGAAGGTAAGTGAGGCAGATCGTGACATTGCGATCATAGCGTCGGCATTGAGCTTTTCGACAAGACAGGCGAAACCGGAGGCAAACATAGCGAGAGTCGAGAGCCGATGGGCCGCGGCTGGCCGTGTCGCAGCGATGAATAACAGGTTATAG